One genomic segment of Stigmatopora argus isolate UIUO_Sarg chromosome 3, RoL_Sarg_1.0, whole genome shotgun sequence includes these proteins:
- the nutf2 gene encoding nuclear transport factor 2: MQDPPLWEQIGTGFVRHYYQLFQSDRAKLADLYIAESLLTWEGEKIFGKDAITKKLLNLGIKKIGHTITAHDHQPTTDSCILSMVVGQLKADNDQIMGFHQIFLLKEINSAWVCTNEMFRLALHNFA, encoded by the exons ATGCAGGATCCGCCTTTGTGGGAGCAGATAGGCACTGGCTTCGTGCGGCACTACTACCAGTTATTTCAAAGTGACAGAGCAAAACTTGCTGACCTGTAT ATTGCAGAGTCATTACTAACCtgggaaggggaaaaaatcttcGGAAAGGATGCGATTACCAAGAAACTCCTT AATCTGGGCATCAAAAAAATAGGTCATACTATTACAGCGCATGACCATCAGCCGACCACAGACAGCTGCATCCTGAGTATGGTGGTAGGACAACTAAAA GCTGACAATGATCAAATCATGGGTTTTCATCAGATTTTCCTCCTGAAGGAAATCAATTCTGCATGGGTGTGCACCAATGAAATGTTCAGGCTTGCTCTTCACAACTTTGCCTGA